A DNA window from Jaculus jaculus isolate mJacJac1 chromosome 1, mJacJac1.mat.Y.cur, whole genome shotgun sequence contains the following coding sequences:
- the Ccdc194 gene encoding coiled-coil domain-containing protein 194 produces the protein MAEPGPEPGRAWRVLALCGAAVFLAAAAAGGALVAWNLAASTARGPRCFEPPPGVNATAPAPLPDPASEVEELWRRLEEATLREETLAGRLERAERGRRELAETLRVCEGRQSQLQTQLKTLKIEMEEAKAQGMKMGLENGALTDALARWEAAAAESARRLEEARQSARAAKADGEACAAREVALQESIYTLETQLGPQQKGSHTRPRSRSRARPSIRSRSRSGPTKGCRRPPQSAQKLAGSQ, from the exons ATGGCCGAGCCGGGCCCGGAGCCTGGACGCGCGTGGCGGGTCCTCGCCCTGTGCGGGGCCGCGGTGTTTCTGGCCGCTGCGGCGGCCGGCGGGGCCCTGGTGGCTTGGAATCTGGCTGCTTCCACTGCGCGGGGACCCCGCTGCTTCGAGCCGCCGCCAGGGGTAAACGCCACGGCGCCGGCGCCGCTTCCAGACCCGGCGTCCGAGGTCGAAGAACTGTGGCGCCGGCTGGAAGAGGCCACGCTGCGCGAGGAGACCCTGGCCGGGAGGCTGGAGCGCGCGGAGCGAGGCCGGCGGGAACTGGCGGAGACGCTCAGAGTCTGCGAGGGCCGCCAG AGCCAGCTTCAAACACAACTAAAGACCCTGAAGATTGAAATGGAAGAGGCCAAAGCTCAAGGGatgaagatggggctggagaatggGGCCCTGACAG ACGCCCTGGCGCGCTGGGAGGCGGCGGCTGCCGAGTCTGCGCGGCGGCTGGAGGAGGCGCGGCAGAGCGCTCGCGCCGCAAAAGCCGACGGCGAAGCCTGTGCTGCCCGCGAGGTGGCGCTGCAGGAAAGCAT tTACACCCTGGAAACCCAGCTTGGCCCCCAGCAGAAAGGATCACACACACGGCCTCGCTCAAGGTCCCGGGCCAGGCCCAGCATCCGCTCCCGCTCCCGCTCTGGACCCACTAAAGGCTGTCGCAGGCCACCACAAAGTGCCCAAAAGTTAGCTGGCTCTCAATAA